GCTGACCTCCCGTTCCGCCGAAATCCCCCCCATCAACACACCGATTTTTCGACCTTGCCATTCCATGTTCATTTTATTTCAACCCGAAAGTTGCTTCCCTGCGCCTTTGTGGTCCGGATGCCATAAGGTAGGGGTTTCGCTTCTTCCGCGCAAGTCATTCTTCTCATCCGTCGCTCTTTTTCACCACGGCGGTGATGTCCCATCCGGGGAGAGGACGCACACTTCCGGTTTCAACTCTATCCCACTGTCATGCAATACTTTTTCCCGAATCGTTTCCATCAATGTCAAAACATCCCGACTCCGGGCACCCCCACGATTAAGGATGAAATTACAGTGTTTTTCCGCCACCTGTGCCTGGCCCTGCCACACGCCCCGCAATCCGGCGGCTTCGATCAGGCGCCAGGCGGCAGGCCCCCGCGGGGGATTGCAAAACACGCTGCCTGCCGAGGGGTGATTCAGGGGTTGGCTGGCGATGCGGCGGTGATTGAAATCCTGCATGGTCCGCCGAATGATGGCCGGATCTTCCGATTGCAACCGAAACCGTCCCGACAAAAAAATGCTCCCGGCAGCAAGATTGGTATGTCGATAGGACATGCCGAGTTCCCGGGGCGTCTGTTCCTGTTCCTGACCGGTCGGCGTCAAAATCCGTGCAGACAAAAGAATTTTGCTCATGTCGCCACCGTAGGCACCGGCATTCATCCGCAGGGCACCCCCCACGCTCCCGGGAATGCCGGAGAGAAATTCCGCACCTGTCAGGCCCTGGTGGCGGGCAAAGTGGGCCAGGGCGCGGGTGGAAACGCCGGCCTCGGCCTCGATGGTCACCGCATCCACCAAATGCAGCCGGTTCAGGCCGGCAGTCAGATTCAAGACAACCCCATGGAAACCGGCATCATCGACCAGGACGTTACTGCCTCCGCCCAGAACCAGCCAGGGCACCTTGCCGGCCAGACGCTGCACCAACTGGGCAATTTCCAAAGTTGTCACGGGAAACACCATCCAGCGAGCCGGACCGCCCAGTCGCCAGGTGGTGTGGGGGGTCAGGGAAACCTGCTCGGCCACAGGCCGGGTCAGAACCGGAAAATCGGGCGTCGTCACCTCCATCATCTCAAGTCAGCGAACCGGCGTAGGCGCGTGCCCGCTGGGATATGTTGCCGGCTCCCAGAAACAGGACAATATCACCCGGTACCAGATGCGCCGTCAGGTCGGCAATCCAGGCGCTGCCGCCGGGCAGGGGGGCGGTCCGGGTCCGGCTTTGTTCGCGGATGGCCGTCATCAGGATTTCCTGACCCCGCTCGCCCAGGGGGGGATCCTCGGGCGGCGTCTCGCCAGCCGGATAAATGTGATCCACCAGCACGAGGTCGGTCTCCCCAAAGCTGGCGGCAAATGCCTGAAAGTGATCCCGGACCCGGGTATAACGATGCGGCTGAAACGCCACCACGAGACGCCGTTCCCGGCCAAACCCGGCCCGCACGGCGGCCAGTGTGGCCTGAATTTCCACCGGATGGTGACCATAATCGTCGATCACCACCCGCTCCGGGGTGTTCAGCAGCAGGTCAAAGCGGCGCTGCACCCCCTTGAAGCCGGCCAGGGTGTGAGTCACCGTAGCCCAGGGTATGTCCAGTTCCCGGGCCACGGCAATGGCAGCCAGGGTATTGGTCACGTTGTGCAATCCGGGCAGCGAGAGGGAGACCCATCCCCAATCGACCGGTGCGGCCTGCGGATCGGCGGTCACCTCGACCCGGAACCGGGTACGGATCCCTTCCTGCACGACCTCCACCGCCCGAATGTCCGCCCCCTCTGACAAGCCGTAGGTGACAACCCGCTTGTCGCCCAGATCCGGCAGCATGGCTTTGACCTCGGGGTGGTCCCGGCACAGGATGATCAAACCATAAAAAGGCACCTTGGCCACAAATTCCCGAAAAGCCCGGCGCACGGCATCGAAGTGGCCATAGTGTTCCATGTGTTCCGGATCCATGTTGGTCACCACGGCCATGGTGGGAAACAGCTTCAGGAAGGAGCCGTCCGACTCATCCGCCTCGGTGACCAGAAAATCGCCCCGTCCCAGATGGGCATTGCTTCCCAGGGATTTGACGATGCCGCCATTGACCACGGTCGGATCCATGCCGGCCTCGCCCAGCAGCGTGGCGATCAGGGAGGTCGTCGTGGTTTTGCCATGGGTTCCGGCAATGGCGATGCTGTATTTGAACCGCATCAGCTCGGCGAGCATTTCCGCCCGGGGCACGACCGGAATGCGGCGGCGGCGGGCGGCCACCATTTCGGGATTGTCCGCCGTGACCGCCGACGAATACACCACGGCATGGGCCTCGCCCACCTGGTGGGCCGCATGACCGATCTGGATGTTCGCTCCCAGACGGCGCAGACGCACAACATTGGCATTTTCCGCCACATCCGAGCCGGAGATCACATACCCCAGATTGATGAGGACCTCGGCAATGCCGCTCATGCCGATGCCGCCGATACCCACAAAATGCAAACGATTGATTTTTTCGTACATGATCCGTAAACCGCATCCATTCGGTGTCAAGAGTGGGAGAGGGATTTCGGTGCCAGGGTCGGGACAGAAGGGTTATTGCAGTGCCCGTTCCACTGCCTCCACAACAACCGGAGCCTGAAGTTCCCAGCAATAACGGGATTTGGCCAGTTCCAGAGCCGCCTTCCTGCCAGCGGCCAAGCGTAACGGATTGCCTGCCAATTCATCAAGTGCTGCCGCCAGGTGGCGGGCATCGCCGGATGGCACCAGAATGCCGGCCTCGGGATGGTCACCCAGAATCTCCCTCTGCCCCCGGGTATCCGTGGCCACAATAAACAATCCCGCCAGCAAATACTGGAACAATTTATTCGTGACGGTCAAATCCCGACTCGGAATGACCGTGTCATCCAGGGACAGCCCCACATCGTGTTCGGCAATGCGCGACAACAAATCCCGGTTCGGGACCAGGGGGTGGACAAAAACCCGTTCCCGCCAGACAGGAGACAGTTGCCGGGCCAGCCACGCCCGAGAGCCTGGCGAATCCTGGGCACGCAGGTGAATTTCGACCGGAATGCGCATATGCGGCAGGGCCGCAAAAAGAAACTCCAGACCGCGACCCGGACCCAGAGTCTGGGAAAACCAGTGCAGGGAGACCCTCTGCCGCCCCGGGGGTCGATCCAGGGCGAGGGTATCCAGCGTTTCCCGATCCGCCCAGGGAAATACATTGTAGACCACCTGCGGCGCGGGTGTCTCATAACGTTCCGCCAGACTGGCCGCCAGGGCATGGGACGTGGTCAGGGCATAACGACAATTCCGCAAGGCATCCTGTTCCAGCCGCCGCAAAAAGGTCAGTGGGCGACTCTGCCGCATGGCCGCAGTCAAATCCTCGGAAAACCAATCCTCGAAATCCACTCCCACCCGCAGACCGGCCTGCCGGAGTTGTTCTCCGACCCACAACCCTCCTTCGGCATGCACGATGGTCAAATCCGCCCGGCGGGCCAGGGCGGCCCGCAACAGATGGTGTACTCCGTATCCAAGCAGGGCGGGCGTCACCCGGCCCCGGCGTTGATACAGTTCCCTGGCCCAGCGGGACTGGAGACGCACCCCAATATTTTTGACCTTGCCTCGCCAGCCCTGGGGTCGAAAATCCAATGCCGGCTGAAAATGCCAGATTCCCTCTTGCATCAGCAAGGCATCCCGCTCCACCCAGGCCTGGCTGGACCAGACACCCAGGATCTCCACGTCATGACCGGCGGCCAGCAGGGCCATGGCCTCTTTTTGTGGTCGGGGTGCCGAAGCAAGATGGGCACCGATCAGAATCAAGATTCTGGCCATGAATCCAAACAATCAATGTACAAAAAAATAAACGAAAAACTGGGATGGAGGTCCAGGAGGAAGGGCTGTGCCCTTCCTCCTGGCGGGGTTTGGGGCGGAGCCCCAACAAAATCTTTCATATCAAATCCTTTTTTTGGAAAGGTTCTGAATTTTTGGAAGGGTTCTGAATTTTTGGAAAGGTTCTGAATTTTTGGAAGGGTTCTGAATGGTGACTCATCATGGATGAAAGATCGATCATGGACCCGGCTGGACAGGATGCCCGGATTTCAACCGTTCCAGCATGGCAACGGCTGGCGGGAAACCACTTTGTCCGGAGCGATCCAACCAGCGCATGGCCTCCTCGCGGTTGGCCAGATGGGGTGAAGCGGTCAACAGGAGCAGGCCCAGATTGTATTGGGCCGGTGCCAGACCTTTTTCCGCTGCCTGTCGCAAATGGTCCATGGATTTTTGTTCATCCCTGGCAACGCCCTGACCGGAACGATAAATCCGTCCCAGAATCAGATGGGCATCGGCAGATCCCTGGGCAGCGGCTTTTTCCAGCCAATTGCGTGCCTGCACCGGATCGGCGGGAGTTCCCCGGCCATCCAGCAGGGCCAGGGCCAGCCAGAAGGCGCTTTCGCCATCCCCTTTTTCCGCCCCGCGTCGCCACCAGGTGACGGCCTCGGCCAGATTTTCCGCAGAGGGTTTATCCCTGCCGGGCAGTTGCGACAACAATTGCGCCAGATTGTTCATGGCGGGAGTATAGCCGGCAGTGGCGGCCCGCTGGTACCACACCCGCGCCTGGGAGGGGGGAAGCAGGGAAGCCAGATTGTGCATGGCCGGGGCAAATCCCTGCTCGGCGGAGCGGGCAAACCAGATTTGCGCCACATCCGGATCCTGGTTCACGCCCCGCCCCCGTTGATAAAACACCCCCAGATTGTACTGGGCTTCCGGGCGACCGGCCTCGGCAGCCAGGGTGTAATGGTGCAGCGCCTTCTGTAAATCCCGTGGCAAAACAGCCCCGTTTTCCCACAACGTTCCCATGACGAAATGGGCCGCCGGGTCATTTTTCTCCTCGGCCAGGGGTTGGCAGGTTGCCCGTGCCCTCTCCATCTCCTGGGATAAAAAATAGGCCAGACAGACCCGGGATTCCTGTTGTTCGGCCCAGAGCGTGCCAAACCAACCCATCCCCGCCAACAGGATCCACAAGCCCCATCCGTCAAAATATTTCCGCACCATGGTGACTCCTCCCCTTCGGAAGGCTACGGCATGCAACCTCTGCGCCTCAAGGCAACCACTCTCAATCCCCAGCGCCACAAGGCAAACACTTCAGATATCTATTAACCCTCGAATAAAAAAAATTGGAAAGGAAGATTTTATTGGGGCTCCGCCCCAAACCCCGCCAAGAGGAAGGGCAGAGCCGCTTCCTCCTGGACCTCCATCCCAGTTTTTCATTCGTTTTTTTGAAATCAAGATATTGTTAGACAGCCTCTCAGATCCATGGTCGGTTTGCACATGCGGTTGCCCTGGCGAAAAGGTTGACCCGGCACAAAAATGGGTTACAATGGGACGCGAGGGTTGGAAAATCACGTCCAGGCGGGTGTCGTCTAATGGTAGGGCCTAAGCTTCCCAAGCTTAAGGCGGGGGTTCGATTCCCCTCACCCGCTCCATCTCCATCATGACACAGTAACCTGGCAGGGCCAACATTTTCGTCATGCAACCCCTGCTTCATCTTGATCGGGTGGTCATGCCACCACCCCTGGGAAGATCGCCCCTGACCCTCTCGATCCAGCCTGGCGAACGGTGGGCATTTCTGGGTCCGGAAGCGTGCGGCAAGAGTACCCTGCTGCGTCTTCTGGCCGGTCTGCAAGCACCCGCCGCCGGGGTGATCCGTCTGGAAAACAAACCGCTGCCGCAGTGGTCCGATCAGGAACGCTCCCGTCTCCTGGGAGTCCTGTTTCAGGACCCCGAACCCCGTTTTTTGACCCAACAGGTCTGGGAAGAGGTGGCCCTGGTCCCGGCCAGTCGCGGCATGACGGGTTCGCAGCTTGACCGGCATTGTCACGCGGCCCTGCTTCAGGCCGGGTTGTCGCCAGCCCTGGCCCGACGCTCCCCGGATACCTTGTCGGCCTCTCAATGTGCCCGGCTGGCACTTGCTGCCGTCCTGGCCGCCACGCCGCGCCTCCTCCTGGCCGATGAACCCGGTCGTGATCTTGCCCCGGATGGTGAACTTGCCCTGGCCGCCACCTTGCAAAATTTGACCCATTCCGGAACCACCACCGTCATCTTCACCAGCCATCCGATCCGCGCCCAGCGTTTTGCCAGCACCATCATTCCCCTGGATCCGCCCGCGTGACCGCATCCCCTCTGTCACAATCCAACCCCGAAAGAGCTACGTCCATGTTCAAATCCATCCTGTTGCCTCTGTTGTTGTGTATGGCCCTTCTGGCTGCATCCACCGTTGAAGCCGGTCGCAAAAAAAGCAAAGGCGACGACGATATCATCGATCTCAACGCCGTGACCTGTGGCGAGTTTGTGGAAGAGTTGCAACAAAAAGACAACGTGGAAAATGTCACCTTCATGATCATGTGGATTTATGGTTATCTGGGAGGACTCTCCGAGGCGACCAGGATCGACATGAATGAATTTGGCAAACTCACCGAAAAACTGGGCGAGTATTGTGCAAAAAATCCAAAAACCAATCTGCTGAAAGCCGCCAAGAAATCAAGTCCCTACTGATCTGCTGAAAGCTGCAAAAAAAGCAGGCCCCTACGATGATGAGGCATGAAGGGGAGGTGTTCCCGTGACCACTCTCGAAAACATCACCAGGCATGCTGTCCGCCTGCCGGAAGCCTTGCAAATCGAGTTGTTGCATTACGCCTTGTATCTCGAACAGCGGTTTGCCAGGACCGGTCAACCCATCGAGATTCCATCTGAAGAACGGCAACGTTTGTTGGCAGAATCATTGGAAGCCGCCGCACGCTTGAATCCGTTCCAGGAAATTTCCGATCCCGTGGCATGGCAACGCGAAATCCGGCAGGACCGCTCCCGGGCAACGCCTTGATCGCTGCAACCGCATTGGAACACCAGCAGACATTGGCAACCGCGAACGTCGATGATTTTCGTTGGATCGAAGGGTTGACTGTGTTCAACCCACTGAAGACGTTTTCGTAAATAATAATTGTTGGCTCAATACAGATTCCGGTTAAACCATATTTTGGCAAAATCAGCTTCAGCCTTGTTCATCAGACGAAGAACGAGCGGGCCAATGGTTTTACCTTGCGACTGTCGAAATTTTCGGGTCGCGGGTGTGGTTGCCGCCCAGCCTGTGCTATCATGAATCCATGAATCAACAAGGACCCTCAATCATCAGCCGATTGTTGTCTGACGCCGAAGAGATTCTTCTGGGCAAGGGGCGACAGATCCGTCTGGCCATGGCCTGTCTGCTCGCCGGGGGGCACCTGCTGATCGAGGATCGCCCAGGGGTGGGCAAGACCACCCTGGCCCTGACCCTGGCCCGTCTGCTGGGCCTGGGGTTTCAGCGGATACAGTTCACGAGTGATCTCCTGCCGGCTGATCTCCTGGGTGTCTCCGTGTTGGCGCGGGAGAGCGGCCAGTTTCGTTGGCATCCGGGACCGGTTTTCACCCCGCTCCTTCTCGCCGACGAAATCAACCGGGGCATGCCCAAGGTCCAGAGTGCCTTGCTGGAAGCCATGGAGGAAGGTCAGGTAACCGTGGAGGGGGAGACAAGACCCCTGCCCAGACCCTTTTTTGTCATTGCCACGCAAAATCCCCTGGAACATGCAGGCACCTTTCCCCTCCCCGACTCGCAGCTCGACCGGTTTCTCATCTGCCTGGATCTGGGCCTGCCGGATCCCAGGGCCGAACGGACACTCCTGGAAGGGGAGTCCCGCCGTCACCTGCTCGGGCGTTTGCAGCCACGCATGGATCCGGCAACCGTGCTGGAGTTGCAGATCGCGGCGGCCCGTGTGCATGCAGCCCCCCCGCTCCTGGATTACATCCAGAATCTCCTCGCCTTTTCCCGCCACTCTACCGATTTTCGGGAGGGAGGCCTGTCGCCACGGGCCGGTCTGGGTTTGTTGGCTGCGGCCCGGGCGTGGGCCTTCATGGCCGAACGACCCCATCTCCTGCCCGAAGATGTCCAGGCAGTCCTGCCGGGCATCGTGGGACACCGCCTGCGGCTCCATACCCGGGCCGGAATGGATGTCGGCAGGCATCTCCTGACTTCGGTTCCGGTGCCCTGATATGAATGTCGGCAGACATCTCCCGACTTCGGTTCCGGTACCCTGATCATGCCAGATGACATTCTCCAGTCTCGCTGTCCATTGCCGACGCTCCTGGATGGGCACCGTTTCCAGGTGGCCCCCGACTGGTTCGGCATCGGCATCCTGCTCGTCATCCTGGTCGTGGCCCTGCAAACCGGCTTGAACCTGGCCCTGGGATTGGTCGCCCTGTTGCTCGGGGTCTCCCTGGTGTCGATTCTCCATGCCTGGCGCAACCTGGCCGGCATTCGGGCCGTGCCCTTGCACCCGGCAGCCGTGTTTGCCGGTGAAACAGCATGTTTTCCCGTGCAACTGGCAGCCACCGGCCAGGATGCGCGATGGGCCATCCGGGTACGGACCGACACCAAAACAGCCACCTCCTCTCCAGAAACGGTGCATGTGCCGCCAGTCGGCCAGGTGATCCAGGAAATTCATCTCCCAACTACCCGGCGGGGTTGGCTGGCATTGACCGGGGTCTGGATCGAAACCGATTATCCTTTGGGATTGGCCAGGGTGCGAACGCCCCTGGATGGCACATGGCAATGTCTCGTCTATCCACAACCGGAGCAGGCGTCGTTGCCGTTACCGGTGGAACCGGGCGGCAGTATCGGCCAGGGGCAGGGATCGGGCGAGGATGATCTGGCCGATTTGCGCCTGTACCACCCCGGAGACCCCCTCCATAAAATTCATTGGAAATCCTCGGCCAAACGGGATGAACTGCTGGTACGGGAATTTTCCGGCCATGGTGAACCGGTGGTGTGGTTGCAATGGGAACGTCTGGCCATGCTGGACGATGAGGCCCGTCTTTCCCGCTTGTGTCGCTGGGTTTTGGATGCCGATGCCATGGGGGTCACTTTCGGGTTGAGGGTGCCGGGAGTGACCATCGCCCCGGCGCGTGGGGATGCGCATTGTGTCCAATGTCTGACGGCGTTGGCGCTGCATGATGTGGAACGCCTGTGCAATCCATGACTGCCCTGCTGCCTCTTCTCTGCCTGGAATTACTGCTGGCAACAGGACCGGGATACCTGCACCTGCCCTGGAGCGCGGCCCTGTTGGCCTGGGGAATCACGATCTTCTCCCTGACAATCATCCTCCATGGACATGCCCACCCTGAACGTCGCCGCCCGCCCAATCGCCCCACACTTGCAGGCCTGTTGATCCTGGCCTCCCTGTTGATCGTGCTGGCCAGGGAGAATGTCCCACTGCTCGATCTGGGCAGCAGTTTTCTGGGTGTCATCCTCTTCATCAAACTCCTGGAACTGAACTCCCGACAAGAAGCCAAGGGACTTTTGCTGGTCAGTCTGTTGCCGGCCCTGGCCGAATGCCATCACGATCAATCCTTCCTGGTGGGTTTGCGCCTGTTTGTGGTCGTGTTGCTTGTGATCGGTTTGCTCCTCTCCCTGACCCTGCAATCCGGTGAGATGCCCGCCCCCCCCCTGCTCACCGGAAAATGGTCCATCCCATGGGTCAATAGATCTCCCCGGCTGCGCCAGATCGGCATTCTGCTTCTCCAGGCCTTTCCCCTGGCCACGGTTCTTTTTTTGCTGTTGCCGCGCCCCCAGGGTGACCGGGAACTGTCACACTCCTTGCGCCAGATCATCTATGGCACGGATGGTCCCCAATTTGGCGGCGATGCCCCCGGCAGTTTGTCCCAGGCTGGGGGCATGCCTTTCCTGGGCGACAAGCCGGTCTCCGGAATGTTGCAGGATCTCGCCTCCTGGGTGAAAACCCTGTGGAATGCCTTCATCGATTATGGTGCCTT
The genomic region above belongs to Magnetococcales bacterium and contains:
- a CDS encoding DUF58 domain-containing protein, with amino-acid sequence MPDDILQSRCPLPTLLDGHRFQVAPDWFGIGILLVILVVALQTGLNLALGLVALLLGVSLVSILHAWRNLAGIRAVPLHPAAVFAGETACFPVQLAATGQDARWAIRVRTDTKTATSSPETVHVPPVGQVIQEIHLPTTRRGWLALTGVWIETDYPLGLARVRTPLDGTWQCLVYPQPEQASLPLPVEPGGSIGQGQGSGEDDLADLRLYHPGDPLHKIHWKSSAKRDELLVREFSGHGEPVVWLQWERLAMLDDEARLSRLCRWVLDADAMGVTFGLRVPGVTIAPARGDAHCVQCLTALALHDVERLCNP
- a CDS encoding UDP-N-acetylmuramate--L-alanine ligase, yielding MYEKINRLHFVGIGGIGMSGIAEVLINLGYVISGSDVAENANVVRLRRLGANIQIGHAAHQVGEAHAVVYSSAVTADNPEMVAARRRRIPVVPRAEMLAELMRFKYSIAIAGTHGKTTTTSLIATLLGEAGMDPTVVNGGIVKSLGSNAHLGRGDFLVTEADESDGSFLKLFPTMAVVTNMDPEHMEHYGHFDAVRRAFREFVAKVPFYGLIILCRDHPEVKAMLPDLGDKRVVTYGLSEGADIRAVEVVQEGIRTRFRVEVTADPQAAPVDWGWVSLSLPGLHNVTNTLAAIAVARELDIPWATVTHTLAGFKGVQRRFDLLLNTPERVVIDDYGHHPVEIQATLAAVRAGFGRERRLVVAFQPHRYTRVRDHFQAFAASFGETDLVLVDHIYPAGETPPEDPPLGERGQEILMTAIREQSRTRTAPLPGGSAWIADLTAHLVPGDIVLFLGAGNISQRARAYAGSLT
- a CDS encoding DUF3488 domain-containing protein — encoded protein: MTALLPLLCLELLLATGPGYLHLPWSAALLAWGITIFSLTIILHGHAHPERRRPPNRPTLAGLLILASLLIVLARENVPLLDLGSSFLGVILFIKLLELNSRQEAKGLLLVSLLPALAECHHDQSFLVGLRLFVVVLLVIGLLLSLTLQSGEMPAPPLLTGKWSIPWVNRSPRLRQIGILLLQAFPLATVLFLLLPRPQGDRELSHSLRQIIYGTDGPQFGGDAPGSLSQAGGMPFLGDKPVSGMLQDLASWVKTLWNAFIDYGALEQQEMWLALGLPHKMPWWWVVGVVKLLLALLLALLTGWISYRYWRREDPAVRLYRRFCQRMARHGTPRLACEGPVAFSQRAAKHHPLLAPKIEQIGQLYAALRYGRDAPPEAMHQLRYLINNI
- a CDS encoding ATP-binding cassette domain-containing protein: MQPLLHLDRVVMPPPLGRSPLTLSIQPGERWAFLGPEACGKSTLLRLLAGLQAPAAGVIRLENKPLPQWSDQERSRLLGVLFQDPEPRFLTQQVWEEVALVPASRGMTGSQLDRHCHAALLQAGLSPALARRSPDTLSASQCARLALAAVLAATPRLLLADEPGRDLAPDGELALAATLQNLTHSGTTTVIFTSHPIRAQRFASTIIPLDPPA
- a CDS encoding glycosyltransferase, coding for MARILILIGAHLASAPRPQKEAMALLAAGHDVEILGVWSSQAWVERDALLMQEGIWHFQPALDFRPQGWRGKVKNIGVRLQSRWARELYQRRGRVTPALLGYGVHHLLRAALARRADLTIVHAEGGLWVGEQLRQAGLRVGVDFEDWFSEDLTAAMRQSRPLTFLRRLEQDALRNCRYALTTSHALAASLAERYETPAPQVVYNVFPWADRETLDTLALDRPPGRQRVSLHWFSQTLGPGRGLEFLFAALPHMRIPVEIHLRAQDSPGSRAWLARQLSPVWRERVFVHPLVPNRDLLSRIAEHDVGLSLDDTVIPSRDLTVTNKLFQYLLAGLFIVATDTRGQREILGDHPEAGILVPSGDARHLAAALDELAGNPLRLAAGRKAALELAKSRYCWELQAPVVVEAVERALQ
- a CDS encoding AAA family ATPase; translated protein: MNQQGPSIISRLLSDAEEILLGKGRQIRLAMACLLAGGHLLIEDRPGVGKTTLALTLARLLGLGFQRIQFTSDLLPADLLGVSVLARESGQFRWHPGPVFTPLLLADEINRGMPKVQSALLEAMEEGQVTVEGETRPLPRPFFVIATQNPLEHAGTFPLPDSQLDRFLICLDLGLPDPRAERTLLEGESRRHLLGRLQPRMDPATVLELQIAAARVHAAPPLLDYIQNLLAFSRHSTDFREGGLSPRAGLGLLAAARAWAFMAERPHLLPEDVQAVLPGIVGHRLRLHTRAGMDVGRHLLTSVPVP
- the murB gene encoding UDP-N-acetylmuramate dehydrogenase, giving the protein MTTPDFPVLTRPVAEQVSLTPHTTWRLGGPARWMVFPVTTLEIAQLVQRLAGKVPWLVLGGGSNVLVDDAGFHGVVLNLTAGLNRLHLVDAVTIEAEAGVSTRALAHFARHQGLTGAEFLSGIPGSVGGALRMNAGAYGGDMSKILLSARILTPTGQEQEQTPRELGMSYRHTNLAAGSIFLSGRFRLQSEDPAIIRRTMQDFNHRRIASQPLNHPSAGSVFCNPPRGPAAWRLIEAAGLRGVWQGQAQVAEKHCNFILNRGGARSRDVLTLMETIREKVLHDSGIELKPEVCVLSPDGTSPPW
- a CDS encoding sel1 repeat family protein: MVRKYFDGWGLWILLAGMGWFGTLWAEQQESRVCLAYFLSQEMERARATCQPLAEEKNDPAAHFVMGTLWENGAVLPRDLQKALHHYTLAAEAGRPEAQYNLGVFYQRGRGVNQDPDVAQIWFARSAEQGFAPAMHNLASLLPPSQARVWYQRAATAGYTPAMNNLAQLLSQLPGRDKPSAENLAEAVTWWRRGAEKGDGESAFWLALALLDGRGTPADPVQARNWLEKAAAQGSADAHLILGRIYRSGQGVARDEQKSMDHLRQAAEKGLAPAQYNLGLLLLTASPHLANREEAMRWLDRSGQSGFPPAVAMLERLKSGHPVQPGP